Below is a genomic region from Brassica oleracea var. oleracea cultivar TO1000 chromosome C9, BOL, whole genome shotgun sequence.
CATGGCGGGCACTTGCAGCTCGATAAGGCCACCACGCCTCACTGGTTCTTGTTCGAGTGTTGAGCTTTCCAGGTTGATTGATCGAGCTGGAGTTCCTTTCTCCGTTCGGATCTCTACCAGAAGAAATTCCATAACAAGAAGCCAAGGAGGTGGTTTCACCGCACCTGTCTCCTCGCGTGAGGAAGGTCCTTCTTGTATCTTCGTCGGTCCGATTGATTCCGCTAGAAAAGAAACTCTAGAAGCTCTTTACCGCCAAGTACGCCTACTCAACTCTCTTCTTCTTGAAGTTTGTCTCTGTGATTGTTTAGTGAAGTGAGTTTTTTGAATTAGGCGAAGAATGCTTACTACAATGGCAAGCCTTTGATAGTTGATGACATGTTTGACAGAGTCGAGGTAAGACAACAGTTTGGTGTTATGTAGTTTCAAGCAAAGATATGGTTTATGTAAATGTTATTATGTTCTCTTGCAGCTGAAGCTTCGGTGGTATGGTTCGAAGTCTGTTGTCAAGTACCCTCGGTGCAGCCTCCTGCGACAGTCAACTTATGCTGATGCAGAGGTACACTTTTGGGAGTTCATGTTTCAATTTACTTCTCTTGAAACATATATTTTGTGAGATTTGGGATTCGTTTAATTATAATTAGCTTTTCGGTTTTAAGAAGGTCATCCATGAAACAAAATCATTTTAATAATATAGATGTGAAAGCATCAACTTCATTGTTTACTAGGATTAGTATTATGATAAAAAAAACAAAATTTCTTTGTGGTGAAGAATGATTTTGTCAAGGGTTGATATTGAGTGGAATCCTTTTTGTAGGACAGGATGATGCATCACAAGTTCTCCTGTTAGCTACCATATGGATCTTGATTCTCTTGTTTGGTAGCTCAGCATGTGTTTTGCCCACCATTTATGGCCTCGGCTTAGTCTATGGAGGAGATCCGTTCAACTCAGGGCTTGTCTATAGCAGCTCGTCTTCTGTGCCTCTTCTGTCAAAGTTGAACGGCATCCTCCTCACCGTGCTTGGACCTGCTTTTGGATATCCTATTGCATCTTCTGCAGGTACCTTATAAAGTTTGCACTTTCTATTCAAAATATGGTAAGCTATCATCATCTACTTGTACTGAGAGAAAGAATGGTGTTGGCAGTAAGGGTTCTTAAAGGGCTATGGAGAAATGACTTAACCGCTCTAAAAGGAGACTGTCCAAATTGTGGGGAGGAGGTCAAACTCTTTACTTGTCAACAAAAATTACGACACCGTCTTCTTTTCTTTTTTTTTCAGTTTTAGTCACGTTTTAGCTTTGATGGACCTTGGTGTAGGTTTTTGCATTTGTGAGATCCGACCAATCAAACAAGTCAGCTCACAAAGCCGAGTGTCATGTCTGTGAGTGCACACTGGAGTTCCGTACCAAAGTGGAGGTAAAAGAATGACATGAACCAATCACTGCCTTGGATAGTCCTATGTAGCTCTGTTTCTAAATGGCTGTTTGGATTTTTTTGTGTTGCTGCTTCAGAAATCTGCGTCACTATTGGGTAGAAAATGGGTATACGGCAGGATATACCTTGTTTCACGTCCTAGGAGAGGTCGGCGTTCCAAGTATATATAGTTCTGATCAAAGACGAGAGAATTTTTGGGGATGGTCTCTCTACTCAATTGTCTATTTTATTTAAAAGAAGCTAGAAAGCTTTTGTAACATTCAAAAAGTTCAATATTATCTGTAACTATAAACGTTTCTACACACTTGAAAGTATAGTGTTTTTGGAAAATTTTCTTGAAATCATCATCATAATTTTAGGAATGAGCTGTATCACACACATTTTAGATCTGATGCCCTCAAAATATTATTTTTATATTGTGCACCTTTTCGTAGAAAATTCAAAAAGTATTCCTTACTACTAAAAGAAAATGATAGAGTCCATTCTGGCGACTATGATAATTCTAATTTAACTCAAATGATCCCAAATATTAGTGACCAACATAAGAAAAGGTTTATCAATTGGTAAGCTTAAGAAAATAAAATAATTACCATTCGCTCCCCCCAATTAATAAGACTTAAGTCTTAAGCCAGGAAGTTAATTTACTCCCAAGAATTTACAATATCTTTTTTTCTAAAAAGAATTTACAATATCAAGTCCCCAATATTTACGTAAATTACAGATCAAACCCGTTTCTCCTTCCCTTTTATTTTTTATTTTTAAGTCTCCCCCTTCCTGTAAAGCTTGTCCAAGGCTTATTTTTTATTCATCGAATTCTCTGGAAATCAAACAAGTCAGAGATCGGATTTGAAAAAAAAAAAGATGGGGAGTCCAGAGAAGAACGAGAACAAGGGTTTCTTCGCCGCCATGACTTCCGGTTTCTCCATGTTCGGCAGCGCCATGTCCAGATCCGTCAACGGGTCTGTTTCCTCTGTGTCTTCATAGAAACCTTATCTGATGATTGATATGGGCTACACCTTATTTGTCTGCTATATAAACTAGTATATTTGATCCTTCAGGTGTTTTATTTTGTTTTTAGTTGTATTTATTACAAAACATGGGGGTGGGGGGATATGATACTATAATTAATTCTTTCACAAGTCAACAAAACAGATCAAGTTGTCTGAAATTTTCTGCATGTTCCTTTCAGTCTCATAAGTGAATTATGTTTGTGTTATAGATCCTTCTGATTCAAGTTGTTTTTTTTTTGGCTAATGGGCTGTTGTTTCGATACAATTTATTTTTCAGGTTGCTTGCTTATGAAGGAGTTGAGGTTATCAATCCAGATGGTGGTAAGGAAGATGCAGAAGAGGAAGCTCAGAGAGGAAGGTGGAAAGACGAGGTTTACTACTACTTGTACTTTTCCTTAAGTTTCTCTGTCTTGCTTTTTGCGGAAACTTTTCTTCTTTTTTTTTGTGCGCTTTAACAGGAACGTGATAGTTACTGGAAGATGATGCAGAAGTATATAGGCTCGGATATTACCTCAATGGTCACACTTCCTGTTATTATTTTTGAGCCAATGACTATGCTCCAGAAGATGGCTGAGGTTACTAGTCTTAATATCTTATTCTTGTAAGTTTTTGTTATTTCTAGTGGCAAGATTTAAGATTTCTATAAACATCTCTTTGCAGTTAATGGAATATTCCTACTTGCTGGATCAAGCTGATGAATGCGAGGATCCTTACTTGCGTTTAGTATATGCTTGTAAGTATATATATATACTCTACATCATGTTTTCACTTCCGACTTTGTTAAGACTTCTTTTTCTGTGTTCAGCATCATGGGCTATATCTGTTTACTTTGCGTACCAACGAACGTGGAAGCCATTCAATCCTATTCTTGGAGAGACATATGAGATGGCCAACCATGGTGGCATTTCATTTCTTTCTGAGCAGGTGCAGCTGCTACACACTTTTAGTGTATAATACAGCTAGGTTGCAATTTAGTTGTCTATCTTGACTCAATTATAATGATGTAATTTTGTTTTTTTTTTTTTTTTAATTTTAGGTTAGCCATCATCCCCCAATGAGTGCAGGTCACGCCGAGAACGAGCACTTCACCTACGACGTCACCTCAAAGTTGAAAACTAAGCTTTTGGGTAACTCTGTTGATGTCTACCCTGTTGGCAGGTAATTTTGTTACTATTTATCATCCGCTTGGCTCTCTCTTCATCAAGAAGAAATTAAACTTCTTGCTGCATGTACTCTTCCGTCTTAAAAACATGAGAACACTCAATATTCTGTTTATGTTTTCACCTAAGCTCATGATGCGGCCTATCTATGGTCTTGCAGAACGCGTGTAACCCTCAAAAAAGATGGCGTGGTTCTTGATCTGGTTCCGCCTCTCACTAAGGTTCACAACCTGATATTTGGACGAACTTGGGTTGACTCACCAGGAGAAATGGTCATGACAAATATAACCACTGGAGACAAAGTTGTTCTTTATTTCCAGCCATGTGGTTGGTTCGGGTAAATTGACAACCACATATACTCTTATTGTTTTGTGATACGCTGTTCATGTGATCCCGACATGTTTTATTGATAAAAGTGTGTACGTCCTTTGTTCTCAGGTCTGGTCGCTATGAAGTGGATGGATATGTTTACAGCGCAGACGAAGAACCTAAAATCATGATGACAGGAAAATGGAATGAGAAAATCAGCTACCAACCTTGTGATGATGAGGGTGAACCTCTTCCAGGGACAGAGCTTAAAGAGGTCGCCTGTTTGTTTCCCTCTTACCACATAGAACCTGATAGTATTTTCTTATGTTTTTTTTTTCTATTCTTTATTGCTTCCTTCAGGTGTGGCATGTGGCTGATGTTCCCAAGAATGACAAGTTTCAGTACACCCACTTTGCTCACAAGATAAACAGCTTCGACACAGCTCCTTCTAAGCTCTTGGCTTCAGACTCACGTCTCCGTCCTGATAGATATTCCCTTGAGCAGGGTGACCTTTCTAAAGCTGGTTTCGAGAAACACAGGTTCTTCTTCTTTACTCACTTCCTACTCGCTTGTTTGTCACAAAGTTCAAGTCCTTTATTCCGTGGTGTCTTTTTTTACTCTCAGCCTTGAGGAGAGACAAAGGGCCGAAAAGAGGACACGAGAAACAAAGGGACAGACGTTCACACCAAGATGGTTCGATCTAACGGATGAGATCACATCTACTCCGTGGGGAGATATTGAAATATACCAATACAACGGGAAGTACTCGGAACACCGAGATGCTGCAGCGAGCTCGAGCGGTGGTGCCTCCAGTGATGTGGACCTCAAATCGATCGAGTTTAATCCTTGGCAATATGGTAATGTATCAACTGAATGAGGCAAACGTTTCGTGATTTTAATGTATGACATCGACATACTCAATGGTGTGGTTCATGGGACTCGTGAAGATGAGTTCAAAGTTGTTTTATACTTTTGTTCGAGGGTGAAAAAGTGTTGCTTACGTAGTTTGAGTGGTGAAACGTAAGATTGTGTTTATGTCTTATTGTATCTTTGTTTCCATCTCGATTCAAAAGTAATTGTGTTTTGTTATGCTTATACTTTTTAGAGATACTAGTGGTATTCCGGCGTAGCGCCGGGTTCATATGTTTTTTCTTAAATGAATATGTTCAAAAATATGAATATGAAAATATGTTGAAAGTGAATGATATCCAGCGACCGTAATGTATTACTTTGTTTTGGTTAGTTCAATGTGGAATATCATAAGTGGTTATGACTAATCGATTCGATAAAAATAGAATAAAAAATTGATAGTCGTAACAAAGTTAATTTAATTGGAATTTAAACATAAAGTAAAGTTGATGTTTTATTTAGAGAACATACTTATACTCTTTAGTACCATGTTGACAATATATGGAAGGAACGGCATTTGAAATTCTATTTTAGAGATTAATTTGAATTAAAACGTGTGTAATAAGCATAGGTGTTACCAGCGGGAAAGAACTATTGTCAAAATGTTGATGTTTATATTTTTGTACGCCCGTTTGATTTGAGCGGCCTTGACTAAAACTGTTGATGATTTCGTAATATTATAGATGTTGCCCCCTCGAATATTGGCTAGCACATGCGATGATATTTTTTTTGATTTTAAGAAGTTTTTTTAATGATTGATAGTTGATGATTTGAATTCATTTTTTGAATTTTTAATGAAGATAGTGATATTGAATTGATATTACCAGTGACTAATTATGCTAAAAAAATTATAAGTAAAGTCTGAATTTCTAAATTTTATTATTTGTTAAGGTGGACCCATTAAGTCTAAAAATGATATTTTTCCAACTCAACTCATTAGGGTAGAATGTGTAAAGTCTTAAACATTCTTAAAAAATTTCTTAAAAAATTCATTTATACATTGAGACAAAAAGAAGATAAATAATGTTATTCTAAAAGTTATTGTGTAACTCTTATGAAAATTGCATCATGCTGTAATTTTCATTACTTGTAATTNNNNNNNNNNNNNNNNNNNNNNNNNNNNNNNNNNNNNNNNNNNNNNNNNNNNNNNNNNNNNNNNNNNNNNNNNNNNNNNNNNNNNNNNNNNNNNNNNNNNNNNNNNNNNNNNNNNNNNNNNNNNNNNNNNNNNNNNNNNNNNNNNNNNNNNNNNNNNNNNNNNNNNNNNNNNNNNNNNNNNNNNNNNNNNNNNNNNNNNNNNNNNNNNNNNNNNNNNNNNNNNNNNNNNNNNNNNNNNNNNCCCTTGATTGTATAATTCCTAATACTTCCTAGAACTTGTACTCAGACCGGGGTGACTTGGTAGGATGACTCCACCTTTCACGGCCATCTCCTTTGTATTCGCCACCTTTCAGGAGTAGTAGCGTCAAGAATTTGCATGGACAAAGCCATCTCAGACGATTAGTCATGTATGCTAAGTGCTAACCAGCTGATATACTATTTTATATTGAAAAATGTGAATAATATTGGAACAAATTACTTCTTTTTGTATGTATGTGTCCTGTAACCAATAGCTTTCAGAATTTGGAGTTCGTATCATAAGAAATGAAGTGAAGATAATAGAAGATCCATAAGACCATCCCAGACATTTGGGATGAATTGATCACCAAGTTAAGTGTCCAACACTGTGTGTTAAACCAGCAAGTGATGGTTGCTCCACTGGTGTTGCATGATTATGGTTAAACTCTTATTCAAATGTATATTTCTTTTATTTTTGTTTCTTTAAACCTTGAGGCCTTTCCTGTAGTTCAGTATGTTTGGGTTACCTAAATAGTTAGTAAACTAAACTAACCTGAATTCACTTGGATTTTACCTTTAATTCTCACATATCTTTTGGACCCATTTGTAAGGCTCATTAAGACTGTCCAATTGACAAGCAACCACAAAGTTTTGTAACCACAAAATCGTGTGTTACATAAAATGCTCAGGCAATCCCAAAATCCTTAGAACATCAAAGTCGCACTAACACAAAAACTTAATCGGCATCTACGTCTATAGTATCTGAAGACTAATTTGAGTTTTTAAGCGTTTCTCCTACTCTCTGTAAACGTAGAGGAACTTAGCGGGTGCTCATAAACTCACCAGGTCCAACACCAGAAAGAAAAAAAAAAACAGGTCGAGAAGGTAGCCTTGATTTACATCATTTCCATTCAACAGTACTGGAATCAGTTCTCATCTCTTTAGTTCACCTTATACTTTCGAGATTGACATTAGGAAACTACAGACTCACAAATCCAAATGTACAGCTGAAACATTTAATCACACTGTCAACTCTCTTAAGAGATTGTCTAACAAGGATTCCCAAAAATTCTTTANNNNNNNNNNNNNNNNNNNNNNNNNNNNNNNNNNNNNNNNNNNNNNNNNNNNNNNNNNNNNNNNNNNNNNNNNNNNNNNNNNNNNNNNNNNTGCAAATGTTGTGGAGTACCCTGCTACATATGTAAGAGGTGAAGGTATGGTTTCAGTTTCTGTATCATAAATATAAAAAAAAATTGGTGAACTCTCGCATCTGTTGCAAATGAAAAGAATTTTGTGTCAAAAAGCTTTGTCTTCCAAGATAATTTGAAAACCATTTTCTCTTCT
It encodes:
- the LOC106315767 gene encoding PGR5-like protein 1B, chloroplastic — encoded protein: MAGTCSSIRPPRLTGSCSSVELSRLIDRAGVPFSVRISTRRNSITRSQGGGFTAPVSSREEGPSCIFVGPIDSARKETLEALYRQAKNAYYNGKPLIVDDMFDRVELKLRWYGSKSVVKYPRCSLLRQSTYADAEDDASQVLLLATIWILILLFGSSACVLPTIYGLGLVYGGDPFNSGLVYSSSSSVPLLSKLNGILLTVLGPAFGYPIASSAVRVLKGLWRNDLTALKGDCPNCGEEVFAFVRSDQSNKSAHKAECHVCECTLEFRTKVEKSASLLGRKWVYGRIYLVSRPRRGRRSKYI
- the LOC106318917 gene encoding oxysterol-binding protein-related protein 3C, translating into MGSPEKNENKGFFAAMTSGFSMFGSAMSRSVNGLLAYEGVEVINPDGGKEDAEEEAQRGRWKDEERDSYWKMMQKYIGSDITSMVTLPVIIFEPMTMLQKMAELMEYSYLLDQADECEDPYLRLVYASSWAISVYFAYQRTWKPFNPILGETYEMANHGGISFLSEQVSHHPPMSAGHAENEHFTYDVTSKLKTKLLGNSVDVYPVGRTRVTLKKDGVVLDLVPPLTKVHNLIFGRTWVDSPGEMVMTNITTGDKVVLYFQPCGWFGSGRYEVDGYVYSADEEPKIMMTGKWNEKISYQPCDDEGEPLPGTELKEVWHVADVPKNDKFQYTHFAHKINSFDTAPSKLLASDSRLRPDRYSLEQGDLSKAGFEKHSLEERQRAEKRTRETKGQTFTPRWFDLTDEITSTPWGDIEIYQYNGKYSEHRDAAASSSGGASSDVDLKSIEFNPWQYGNVSTE